One part of the Chryseobacterium mulctrae genome encodes these proteins:
- a CDS encoding mechanosensitive ion channel family protein — protein MFDLNKAIELIDEKLELWFREIVKILPNLLLAAFILVIGFFVAKWIRKLTLKIFGKISSNHTITHLFSTFIYITVLGVVFFTALSILKLDKAVTSILAGAGIFGLALAFAFQDIAANFISGIFISFRKPLHIGDIVSVKNYMGKVMEVNLRDTVIKTFQGKMVIIPNKDVFQNPVENYSLLGKRRLDLKVGVSYDADLEKVAQIAVDALKNIEGLDPEEEITLFYQEFGDSSINFTVRLWCKSTEQIDYLKMGHDAIISIKKAFDQHKISIPFPVRTLDVNWPEKM, from the coding sequence ATGTTTGATCTCAACAAAGCTATAGAGCTAATCGATGAAAAACTTGAACTTTGGTTCCGGGAAATTGTAAAAATTTTACCCAACCTGCTTTTGGCAGCATTTATTTTGGTAATTGGATTTTTCGTTGCAAAATGGATCAGGAAACTGACATTGAAAATTTTCGGTAAAATTTCTTCCAATCATACGATAACCCATCTTTTCAGTACATTTATTTATATCACTGTTCTTGGTGTTGTTTTTTTTACGGCATTGAGTATTTTAAAACTCGATAAAGCGGTAACCTCAATTCTTGCCGGAGCCGGAATTTTTGGGTTGGCTTTGGCTTTTGCATTTCAGGATATTGCAGCCAACTTTATTTCGGGAATTTTTATTTCGTTTCGAAAACCTCTTCATATCGGTGATATTGTTTCGGTTAAAAACTATATGGGAAAAGTAATGGAGGTGAATCTTCGTGACACTGTTATCAAAACTTTTCAGGGGAAAATGGTCATTATTCCGAATAAAGATGTCTTTCAGAATCCGGTAGAAAATTATTCGCTTCTTGGCAAACGCCGTCTCGATCTGAAAGTAGGAGTTTCTTATGATGCTGATTTAGAAAAAGTAGCTCAGATTGCTGTTGATGCTTTAAAAAATATTGAAGGTCTTGATCCTGAAGAAGAAATTACCCTTTTTTATCAGGAATTTGGCGATAGTTCAATCAATTTTACCGTACGTTTATGGTGTAAATCTACGGAGCAGATAGATTATCTTAAAATGGGGCATGATGCGATTATTTCCATAAAAAAAGCTTTTGATCAACACAAAATAAGCATTCCGTTTCCGGTCAGAACACTGGATGTAAACTGGCCGGAAAAAATGTAA
- a CDS encoding cytochrome d ubiquinol oxidase subunit II, translated as MIYVVIGFLWLSVCLYVILGGADFGAGIVELMTKKKNRKYTEKIMYESIAPVWEANHMWLIIAIVILFVGFPEIYTTLSTYLHIPLVLMLVGIIARGTAFTFRHYDAVEDRWQIIYTQIFYYASLLTPFFLGLIAAATVSQSINPDANNFLDLYVFSWLNWFGVAVGLFTVSLCAYLASIFSLRETSDRLELELMIHKSHQTMIFVVITGLLVFLAAYLSGIPLTKWIFSKYLGVMSISFATVALGLILRAMHKKKLLPVRALAGFQIIMILVAATYQHNPDIILLGNGQHLSLLEHVASPKTISALGWALLLGSLFILPFLFYLMFSFSKASKK; from the coding sequence ATGATCTACGTTGTAATTGGTTTTCTATGGCTTTCCGTATGTCTTTATGTGATTTTGGGTGGGGCTGATTTCGGAGCCGGAATCGTAGAATTAATGACCAAAAAGAAAAACAGAAAGTACACCGAAAAAATCATGTACGAGTCGATTGCTCCTGTTTGGGAAGCCAATCACATGTGGCTCATCATTGCCATTGTAATTCTGTTTGTAGGATTTCCTGAAATCTACACCACCTTGTCAACTTACCTTCACATTCCGTTAGTATTAATGCTTGTCGGAATTATTGCAAGAGGTACAGCATTTACTTTCAGACATTATGATGCGGTGGAAGACCGATGGCAGATTATTTATACTCAGATTTTCTATTATGCAAGTCTCTTAACACCTTTTTTCTTAGGTTTAATAGCCGCTGCAACTGTTTCACAATCGATCAATCCCGATGCAAATAATTTTTTAGACTTATATGTTTTCAGTTGGCTCAATTGGTTTGGTGTTGCGGTGGGATTATTCACCGTTTCGCTTTGTGCCTATTTGGCATCCATTTTTTCTTTACGGGAAACCAGCGATAGACTGGAATTAGAATTAATGATTCACAAATCCCATCAAACAATGATTTTTGTAGTCATTACAGGATTGCTAGTATTTTTAGCAGCTTATCTTTCCGGTATCCCTTTAACAAAATGGATTTTCTCAAAATATCTTGGAGTGATGTCTATTAGTTTTGCAACAGTTGCTTTAGGTTTAATTTTAAGAGCCATGCATAAGAAGAAATTACTTCCCGTAAGAGCTTTGGCAGGATTCCAAATCATTATGATTTTAGTGGCGGCAACTTATCAACACAATCCTGATATTATTTTATTAGGAAACGGGCAGCATCTTTCGTTATTAGAACATGTAGCCTCACCAAAAACCATTTCTGCTTTGGGATGGGCTTTATTATTAGGTTCCCTATTTATTTTACCTTTTTTATTTTATCTGATGTTTTCATTCTCAAAAGCATCAAAAAAATAA
- a CDS encoding cytochrome ubiquinol oxidase subunit I — MDDFIAARAQMALSLGFHIIFACVGMVMPFLMAFAHWKYLKTGNEIYKGLTKAWSKGVAILFATGAVSGTMLSFELGLLWPGFMKHAGPIFGMPFSLEGTAFFIEAIAIGFFLYGWDKFNKWFHWFCGFLVGLSGLASGILVVAANAWMNSPTGFDYINGQYLNIDPIKAMFNDAWFPQALHMTVAAFCATGFAVAGVHAFLIMRKKNVEFHTKAFRIAAAFAMIGAFGAPLSGDVAAKSVAERQPIKLAAMEAHFETEKGAAFVLGGIPDEEKGEIKYAIKIPKVLSFLVSNDFNAEVKGLNDFPRDEWPPVAVVHYAFQIMIFFGVVMICIGSLYLYSFFFKKDWLNKNWLLKTFLFATPFGYIALEAGWTVTEVGRQPWIIYGIMKTVDAVTPMPGIQYSFYFFTAIFISLSLIIIFLLRRQIQMVPKLYDPTDPQFNSKNKKS, encoded by the coding sequence ATGGATGATTTTATTGCTGCACGCGCCCAAATGGCGCTTTCTTTAGGTTTTCATATCATCTTCGCCTGTGTTGGAATGGTAATGCCTTTTTTAATGGCATTTGCCCACTGGAAATATCTTAAAACCGGAAACGAAATTTATAAAGGTCTTACGAAAGCTTGGAGCAAAGGAGTTGCAATTCTTTTTGCAACTGGTGCAGTTTCCGGAACGATGCTTTCATTTGAACTCGGGTTGCTCTGGCCTGGTTTTATGAAACACGCAGGACCTATTTTCGGAATGCCTTTTTCTCTTGAAGGAACAGCGTTTTTTATTGAAGCTATTGCTATTGGCTTTTTCCTTTACGGTTGGGATAAATTTAATAAATGGTTCCACTGGTTTTGTGGATTTTTGGTCGGCTTAAGCGGTTTAGCTTCAGGAATTTTAGTGGTTGCTGCAAATGCGTGGATGAATTCACCAACCGGATTCGACTATATCAATGGACAGTATCTCAACATAGACCCTATAAAAGCCATGTTTAATGATGCTTGGTTTCCACAGGCTTTACATATGACAGTTGCCGCTTTTTGTGCAACAGGATTTGCGGTTGCGGGAGTTCATGCTTTTTTAATTATGCGAAAGAAAAATGTAGAATTTCACACCAAAGCATTTAGAATTGCTGCAGCTTTTGCGATGATTGGTGCTTTCGGCGCTCCTTTAAGTGGTGATGTTGCTGCAAAATCTGTGGCTGAAAGACAACCTATAAAGTTAGCCGCAATGGAAGCTCATTTTGAAACTGAAAAAGGAGCAGCTTTCGTATTGGGCGGAATTCCTGATGAAGAAAAAGGAGAAATTAAATATGCTATAAAAATTCCAAAAGTTTTAAGTTTTTTGGTGAGTAATGATTTTAATGCCGAAGTAAAAGGTTTAAATGATTTCCCGAGAGATGAATGGCCACCTGTTGCTGTTGTACATTATGCTTTTCAGATTATGATTTTCTTTGGAGTTGTGATGATCTGCATTGGAAGTCTTTATCTTTATTCTTTCTTCTTTAAAAAAGATTGGCTGAATAAAAACTGGCTTTTAAAAACATTTCTTTTTGCTACACCTTTTGGATATATTGCTTTGGAAGCAGGTTGGACAGTCACAGAAGTCGGCAGACAACCCTGGATTATCTACGGAATTATGAAAACCGTTGACGCTGTTACGCCGATGCCCGGAATTCAGTATTCATTTTATTTCTTTACGGCTATATTTATTTCATTGTCATTAATTATTATTTTCCTTTTGAGAAGACAGATACAAATGGTTCCCAAACTTTACGACCCTACAGACCCTCAGTTTAATTCTAAAAACAAAAAATCATGA
- the gyrB gene encoding DNA topoisomerase (ATP-hydrolyzing) subunit B: protein MSQKQYTASSIQALEGMEHVRLRPSMYIGDVGTRGLHHLVYEVVDNSIDEALAGHCDTILVTIHKGESISVKDNGRGIPVDFHEKEQKSALEVVMTKIGAGGKFDKDSYKVSGGLHGVGVSCVNALSTLLVATVSRDGKLYQQKYSEGKALTQVEEIGTTDERGTEVFFQPDGTIFQELVYNYDTLAARLRELSFLNKGITITLIDEREENEDGSFAVEVFHSEGGLKEFVEFIDGNRESIMENVIFMEGERENIPIEVAMRYNTSFSENLHSYVNNINTHEGGTHLAGFRRALTRTLKKYADDLGIPAKEKVEITGDDFREGLTAVVSVKVMEPQFEGQTKTKLGNSEVSGAVDKIVGEMLTNFLEENPNEAKLIVQKVVLAAKARQAAKKAREMVQRKSPMGGSGLPGKLSDCSSKDPAESELFLVEGDSAGGTAKQGRDRHFQAILPLRGKILNVEKSMLHKVYDNEEIKNIYTALGVSVGTEEDSKALNMAKLRYHKVVIMTDADIDGSHISTLILTFFFRFMKEMIENGYIYIAQPPLYLLKKGNKKIYAYNEKEREELTLEMSPDGKGVEVQRYKGLGEMNPEQLWETTLNPEHRILKQVTIDNAVEADNVFSMLMGDEVPPRREFIEKNAKYAKIDV, encoded by the coding sequence ATGAGTCAAAAACAATATACAGCTAGTAGTATCCAGGCCTTAGAAGGGATGGAGCACGTTCGACTAAGACCATCTATGTACATTGGAGATGTAGGAACAAGAGGTCTTCATCATTTGGTTTATGAAGTGGTAGATAACTCTATTGACGAAGCTCTTGCAGGTCATTGTGATACGATATTAGTTACCATACACAAAGGTGAAAGTATTTCTGTAAAAGATAATGGTAGAGGTATTCCTGTAGATTTTCACGAGAAAGAACAAAAATCAGCACTTGAGGTTGTAATGACCAAAATTGGAGCGGGTGGAAAATTTGATAAAGATTCTTATAAAGTTTCTGGTGGTCTTCACGGTGTGGGGGTTTCTTGTGTGAATGCACTTTCTACGTTGTTGGTGGCTACAGTTAGCCGTGACGGTAAATTATATCAGCAAAAATATTCTGAAGGTAAAGCTTTAACACAGGTTGAAGAAATTGGTACTACTGACGAAAGAGGAACTGAAGTTTTCTTCCAGCCAGACGGAACTATCTTCCAGGAATTGGTGTATAACTATGATACGCTTGCTGCAAGATTAAGAGAATTATCTTTCTTAAATAAAGGAATTACAATTACTTTAATTGACGAAAGAGAAGAAAATGAAGACGGGTCTTTTGCTGTTGAAGTTTTCCATTCTGAAGGTGGTTTGAAAGAATTCGTTGAATTTATTGACGGGAACCGTGAATCAATCATGGAGAATGTTATTTTCATGGAAGGTGAAAGAGAAAACATTCCGATTGAAGTAGCAATGCGTTACAATACTTCATTCAGCGAAAATCTTCACTCGTATGTTAATAATATTAATACGCATGAAGGAGGAACTCACTTAGCTGGTTTTAGACGTGCTTTGACAAGAACGTTGAAGAAATATGCAGATGATTTAGGAATTCCTGCTAAAGAAAAAGTAGAAATTACTGGTGATGACTTCCGTGAAGGTTTAACGGCTGTAGTTTCTGTAAAAGTTATGGAGCCTCAGTTTGAAGGACAGACAAAAACCAAATTGGGTAACTCTGAAGTTTCAGGAGCTGTTGATAAAATTGTAGGTGAAATGCTTACCAACTTCCTTGAGGAAAATCCAAACGAAGCAAAACTTATTGTACAGAAAGTTGTTTTGGCTGCAAAAGCAAGACAGGCTGCAAAGAAAGCTCGTGAAATGGTTCAGAGAAAATCTCCGATGGGAGGTTCTGGTCTTCCTGGAAAACTATCTGACTGTTCATCAAAAGATCCTGCAGAATCTGAATTATTCTTAGTCGAGGGAGACTCGGCAGGTGGAACTGCAAAGCAGGGTAGAGACAGACATTTTCAAGCGATTCTTCCGTTAAGAGGTAAAATTTTGAATGTTGAGAAATCAATGCTTCATAAAGTTTATGATAACGAAGAAATTAAAAATATTTATACAGCTCTTGGAGTTTCTGTAGGAACTGAAGAAGATAGCAAAGCCTTAAATATGGCGAAGTTAAGATACCATAAAGTAGTGATCATGACCGATGCCGATATCGATGGTTCTCACATTTCTACTTTGATTCTTACGTTCTTCTTTAGATTCATGAAAGAAATGATTGAAAACGGATATATTTATATTGCACAACCGCCTTTATATTTATTAAAGAAAGGGAACAAAAAAATATATGCTTACAACGAAAAAGAGCGTGAAGAATTAACTTTAGAAATGTCTCCTGACGGAAAAGGTGTAGAAGTTCAGCGTTATAAAGGTCTTGGGGAAATGAACCCGGAGCAGCTTTGGGAAACTACTCTAAATCCGGAACACAGAATTCTGAAGCAGGTAACGATTGATAATGCAGTAGAAGCAGATAATGTATTCTCTATGTTGATGGGAGATGAAGTTCCACCAAGAAGAGAGTTTATCGAGAAAAATGCAAAATATGCTAAGATCGATGTTTAA
- a CDS encoding DUF3857 domain-containing protein — MMKLWCVGAFSLASFYYAQSYPVSEISDVLKKNASAVIRNESTVLEINKVDEIVYRNSSAITVINKDAVGFSLPKIYYEKGNTVSNVKVTVYDEKGAKIKSYSKSDFTDVAANSQDTFHSDSRMMYLSYIPTSYPYTIEFSYDQKDQNTIFIPDFTPYNDFNISLQKSSFKVINKSGINLRSKTYDSPFGFASVKVSDQDGGKLYTYENIPVIDQEDMVPNPQKILPKVSFSLDQFNLVGKKGSITNWKDFGVWYYNNLLTPVSVSTPQIKAEIAALNLSGSTEEKVKKIYQYMQSKTRYVFVALGIGGWQPMMPDEVQKKGYGDCKGLSNYMKILLDEAGIPSYYCKVISGSSSISFDKDFPKMGGNHIILCVPTEKGNIWLENTSQEMAYNHLSFSTTDRNVLAVKPDGIEIMETPSYSSQQNKEKQVLNIQLNPDKTITGNGKFTYTGNQYDFNLVFAGLGQAEKNNTIKNTLSILDFDKVEMSDFKNNRDLATIDFDLNFKAVNYSKMVGSSYIFRAVPIYANARYHQDENRSLPFENRFSYEDEYEIIYKLPAGYIIEEMPENGNVNSEFGTYKISFEKKEDKLIVKRFFQMKKGLHSKDKYNDYVSFRKKVMNADNSKILISKKS, encoded by the coding sequence ATGATGAAATTATGGTGTGTAGGAGCATTTTCTTTAGCTTCTTTTTACTATGCACAAAGTTATCCGGTATCAGAAATTAGTGATGTTTTAAAAAAGAACGCAAGTGCTGTCATTCGAAATGAAAGCACAGTTTTGGAAATCAATAAAGTGGACGAAATCGTTTACCGGAACTCTTCAGCAATTACAGTAATCAATAAAGATGCAGTTGGTTTTTCGCTTCCAAAAATATATTATGAAAAAGGAAACACGGTTTCTAACGTCAAAGTAACAGTATATGATGAAAAGGGTGCTAAAATAAAAAGCTATTCTAAAAGTGATTTCACGGATGTTGCAGCCAATTCTCAAGATACATTTCATTCTGATAGTAGAATGATGTATCTCTCTTATATACCTACAAGCTATCCTTATACCATTGAATTTAGTTATGATCAGAAAGATCAGAATACTATTTTTATTCCTGATTTTACACCTTATAATGATTTTAATATTTCTTTACAGAAAAGTAGTTTTAAGGTTATCAATAAATCAGGAATCAATTTACGATCTAAGACGTATGATTCACCATTCGGATTTGCTTCTGTAAAAGTTTCAGATCAAGACGGTGGGAAATTATATACTTACGAAAATATTCCGGTAATTGATCAAGAAGATATGGTTCCCAATCCTCAGAAAATTTTGCCAAAAGTAAGTTTTTCTTTGGATCAATTTAATCTGGTAGGAAAAAAAGGAAGTATTACTAATTGGAAAGATTTCGGAGTTTGGTATTATAACAATCTTTTGACACCGGTTTCAGTTTCTACTCCTCAAATAAAAGCTGAAATTGCAGCACTTAATCTTTCCGGATCTACAGAAGAAAAGGTGAAGAAAATTTATCAGTATATGCAAAGCAAAACACGATATGTTTTCGTAGCCTTAGGAATTGGAGGTTGGCAACCCATGATGCCGGATGAAGTGCAGAAAAAAGGCTATGGTGATTGTAAAGGTCTTTCAAATTATATGAAAATACTTTTGGACGAAGCTGGGATACCGTCATATTATTGTAAAGTCATTTCCGGTTCTTCCTCTATTTCATTTGATAAAGATTTTCCTAAAATGGGAGGTAATCATATTATTTTATGTGTTCCAACAGAAAAAGGAAATATCTGGCTGGAAAATACATCTCAGGAAATGGCTTACAATCATTTAAGTTTCAGCACAACTGATAGGAATGTTTTAGCTGTAAAACCTGATGGAATCGAGATTATGGAAACTCCAAGCTATTCTTCACAACAAAATAAAGAAAAACAGGTTTTAAATATTCAGCTAAATCCAGATAAAACGATTACCGGGAATGGTAAATTTACTTATACCGGAAATCAGTATGATTTTAATTTAGTATTTGCAGGATTAGGGCAGGCTGAGAAAAATAATACCATAAAGAATACACTTTCTATATTAGATTTTGATAAGGTTGAGATGTCTGATTTTAAAAATAACAGAGATTTAGCAACAATCGATTTTGATCTGAATTTTAAAGCTGTTAATTATTCTAAAATGGTAGGTTCTAGTTATATTTTCAGAGCTGTTCCTATTTATGCCAATGCTAGATACCATCAAGATGAAAACAGAAGTCTTCCTTTTGAAAATCGCTTTTCTTACGAAGACGAATATGAGATTATTTATAAGCTTCCTGCAGGATATATCATTGAAGAAATGCCGGAAAACGGAAATGTAAATTCAGAATTTGGTACGTATAAAATTTCTTTTGAAAAAAAAGAAGATAAGCTTATTGTAAAAAGGTTTTTCCAAATGAAAAAAGGGCTTCATTCTAAAGATAAATACAATGACTATGTAAGTTTCAGAAAAAAAGTAATGAATGCCGATAACTCAAAAATTTTAATTTCAAAAAAATCATAA
- a CDS encoding transglutaminase-like domain-containing protein, with protein sequence MRNIITLFSVFCISTALFAQDQKFLKMPKFNKDDLKKEKSEIDPKAPAEILYRSIHYRIDNSTGKLIKEYSYRIKIYEKEKSEVWHNLEVSLFDNTSGDREILNNMKALVYNLEGDNVVETKVDKSSKFKSKENKYITVSKYAFPTIKNGSIIEYHYEVSSPFAYEVPMIYIELDVPSVYTEYVFDSPTQMSYNVDFTGSLLPKYKIVKEDVLYGSQHRTYRFGYDNLKGFKTEKFVKNNDNYRTKIRAEIHSTYFGNNLKTYTSTWEDIRKKLWDHDDFGSQYKKDRLVKELLPAGILDEKNDLSKANKILDYVKTNFTWNESNGIYAENGIRDLIKNKTGNDADLNLMLTAMLRSANITAYPILISTVRNGSVNLTFPNLGNFNYVIVGAEINKTFYLFDATSKQSKANLLPSRVWNDNGLLVKDDKAEVISLTNINISYNSHTVKAKIHPDGTISGAYQDQDEGMMAMNAKENFDENPDKYKKQYKENFSVGFDNINSRVLEGGEFRSTMSFNSNNMIDNVGKKMIMNPLLFLHQTRNDFDQQDERKYMIDFISPISKTKVVEIEIPEGYDVADLPKSKKIVTEDKEISYSYTVEKKDNRIITISEYNIASADYPKEYYPAFKKIWKVISDSESQVMSLIKK encoded by the coding sequence ATGAGAAATATAATAACCCTATTTTCGGTATTTTGTATAAGTACAGCTCTTTTCGCACAGGATCAAAAGTTCTTAAAGATGCCTAAGTTTAATAAAGATGATCTTAAAAAAGAGAAATCAGAGATTGATCCGAAAGCTCCTGCAGAAATACTGTATCGATCCATACATTATCGTATTGATAATAGTACCGGAAAACTTATAAAAGAATATTCTTATCGTATAAAAATTTACGAAAAAGAAAAGTCTGAAGTTTGGCATAATCTGGAGGTTTCTCTTTTTGATAACACCTCCGGAGACCGTGAGATTTTAAATAATATGAAAGCTTTGGTGTATAACCTTGAAGGTGATAATGTAGTTGAAACTAAAGTTGATAAAAGCTCAAAATTTAAATCAAAAGAAAATAAATATATTACGGTAAGTAAATATGCTTTTCCTACTATAAAAAATGGTTCTATTATAGAATATCATTATGAGGTTTCTTCTCCTTTTGCCTATGAAGTTCCAATGATTTATATAGAGTTGGATGTTCCTTCTGTTTATACAGAATATGTTTTCGATTCACCAACCCAAATGTCTTATAATGTAGATTTTACAGGAAGTTTACTTCCGAAATATAAAATCGTGAAAGAAGATGTACTGTATGGATCACAACATAGGACTTATAGGTTCGGTTATGACAATCTGAAAGGATTTAAGACTGAAAAGTTTGTGAAAAATAACGATAACTACAGAACGAAAATCAGAGCAGAGATTCATTCAACTTATTTTGGCAATAATCTTAAAACGTATACTTCTACTTGGGAAGATATCAGAAAAAAATTATGGGATCATGATGATTTTGGATCACAGTATAAAAAAGATAGATTGGTAAAAGAGCTGCTTCCTGCAGGAATTCTTGATGAAAAAAATGATCTTTCTAAGGCAAATAAAATTTTAGATTATGTAAAGACTAACTTTACATGGAATGAGAGTAATGGTATTTATGCAGAAAACGGAATCAGAGATCTTATTAAAAATAAGACAGGAAATGATGCTGATCTTAACTTAATGTTGACAGCAATGCTGAGAAGTGCAAACATTACCGCATATCCTATTCTTATTTCTACTGTGAGAAACGGAAGTGTAAATTTGACATTCCCTAATTTAGGTAATTTTAATTATGTGATTGTAGGGGCAGAAATCAACAAAACATTTTATCTTTTTGATGCAACATCAAAACAGTCAAAGGCCAATCTTTTACCTTCACGAGTATGGAATGACAATGGACTTTTAGTGAAAGATGACAAAGCAGAAGTTATTTCGCTTACTAACATTAATATAAGTTATAATAGTCACACTGTCAAAGCAAAAATACATCCAGATGGTACAATTTCAGGTGCTTATCAAGATCAGGATGAAGGGATGATGGCTATGAATGCAAAAGAAAACTTTGATGAAAATCCTGATAAGTATAAAAAACAGTATAAGGAAAACTTTTCAGTAGGTTTTGATAATATCAACTCTAGAGTTTTGGAAGGGGGAGAGTTTCGGTCTACTATGAGCTTCAACTCAAACAATATGATCGATAATGTAGGAAAAAAAATGATTATGAACCCTCTTTTATTTTTACATCAGACCAGGAATGATTTTGATCAGCAGGATGAAAGAAAATATATGATTGATTTTATTTCGCCAATTAGTAAAACGAAGGTTGTAGAAATAGAAATTCCTGAAGGATATGATGTAGCAGATTTACCAAAAAGTAAAAAAATCGTTACTGAAGATAAAGAAATAAGCTATTCTTACACAGTAGAGAAAAAAGATAATAGAATTATAACGATTTCTGAATATAATATTGCAAGTGCAGATTATCCTAAAGAATACTACCCTGCATTCAAGAAAATCTGGAAAGTAATTTCAGATTCTGAAAGTCAGGTAATGAGTTTGATTAAAAAATAA
- a CDS encoding DUF3298 and DUF4163 domain-containing protein codes for MKNKVVLILFSAAFLLSACKKTESEKVDTKAENKSPEKFTIDSLKVNDSVKINDKLSVNYASKVLVFPTLKDKALLDSIYYDKTGITDYSKQGLQNFLNKDKAEFVSSVKEDSKEWISDIQNPQTWEAGSFMKLISQNDDFLQIEYLHTSYQGGAHGNYSFDTRVFDLKNNKKLDLKDITTMPKTRLEELLMKNIDKLPSGTTDSDGPVKNSDMLLVDVIPANKDFYFDEKNLYFHYSPYEIAAFAAGDIVIPVSWKELDRTINPEFKKRMKIN; via the coding sequence ATGAAAAATAAAGTTGTACTAATCCTGTTCTCGGCAGCTTTCCTTTTGTCTGCATGTAAAAAGACAGAATCAGAAAAAGTTGACACAAAAGCTGAGAATAAAAGTCCTGAAAAATTCACAATAGATTCTCTTAAAGTAAATGATTCTGTAAAGATTAACGATAAACTTTCTGTAAATTATGCTTCAAAAGTATTGGTTTTCCCGACTTTAAAAGATAAAGCTCTTTTAGACAGTATTTATTACGATAAAACAGGAATTACGGACTATTCAAAACAAGGATTACAAAATTTTTTAAATAAAGATAAAGCTGAGTTTGTTTCATCGGTAAAAGAAGACAGCAAAGAATGGATTTCAGATATTCAGAATCCGCAAACCTGGGAAGCAGGCTCGTTTATGAAACTGATTTCTCAAAACGATGATTTTCTTCAGATTGAATATTTACATACTTCGTATCAAGGCGGAGCGCATGGTAATTATTCTTTCGATACACGAGTTTTTGATTTAAAAAACAACAAAAAATTAGATTTAAAAGATATTACCACAATGCCAAAAACAAGATTGGAAGAACTTTTAATGAAAAATATCGACAAACTTCCGAGCGGAACAACCGATTCTGATGGTCCGGTTAAAAATTCAGATATGCTTTTGGTGGATGTAATTCCGGCAAACAAAGATTTTTACTTTGATGAGAAAAATCTCTATTTCCATTATAGCCCTTACGAAATTGCAGCTTTTGCAGCCGGAGATATTGTAATTCCTGTCTCTTGGAAAGAGCTCGACAGAACAATTAATCCGGAATTTAAAAAGAGAATGAAAATTAACTAA
- a CDS encoding diacylglycerol/lipid kinase family protein, whose translation MLPNQEAFFTFVAMERVAFIINPFSAKKNYQPFLNELKNKVQNPLYYISESILGTDDFIKTNFDEVDFFVAIGGDGTISTVAKQLINTEKVLAIFPAGSGNGFSNETQFSKNLDELLDKLKAKKSRKIDTFTINDRLSINVSGTGFDGKVVKEFEKTNRGFKNYIKVSLKTFFNYKPIKLKFFDENYKQYNGKYLMVNIANTRQFGNNAYIAPMASKSDGLVDMVLVKKFPLTYSPLFAFRMFTKKLKEDDYITYLPVSEIEFKVNTKNWHLDGEFNKIKSPIHVKVQPSSLNILI comes from the coding sequence ATGCTTCCAAATCAGGAAGCATTTTTTACTTTTGTGGCAATGGAAAGAGTAGCTTTTATCATCAATCCTTTTTCGGCAAAAAAAAATTACCAGCCATTTCTGAACGAACTTAAAAATAAAGTACAAAATCCTCTGTACTATATTTCTGAGTCTATTTTGGGAACTGATGATTTTATCAAAACAAACTTCGATGAGGTTGATTTTTTTGTGGCCATCGGAGGCGACGGAACGATCTCTACGGTCGCTAAACAACTCATTAATACCGAAAAAGTATTAGCTATTTTTCCGGCAGGATCGGGAAATGGTTTTTCTAATGAAACACAATTCAGCAAAAATTTAGATGAATTATTAGATAAATTAAAAGCTAAAAAATCTCGTAAAATAGATACTTTTACGATAAATGACAGACTTTCTATCAATGTTTCAGGAACTGGTTTTGATGGGAAAGTCGTTAAAGAATTTGAAAAAACCAATCGCGGATTTAAAAATTATATCAAAGTTTCTTTGAAGACTTTTTTTAATTATAAACCAATCAAGCTTAAGTTTTTTGATGAAAATTATAAGCAGTACAACGGAAAGTATTTGATGGTGAATATTGCCAACACCCGTCAGTTTGGAAACAACGCTTATATTGCGCCAATGGCGAGCAAAAGTGATGGTCTGGTTGATATGGTTTTGGTGAAAAAATTTCCGTTGACGTATTCGCCGCTTTTTGCGTTCAGAATGTTTACCAAAAAACTAAAAGAAGATGATTACATCACGTATCTTCCGGTTTCAGAAATAGAGTTTAAAGTAAATACCAAAAACTGGCATCTTGATGGAGAATTCAACAAAATAAAATCTCCGATTCATGTGAAAGTTCAGCCTTCAAGTCTGAATATTTTAATTTAA